In a genomic window of Leptolyngbya sp. SIO1E4:
- a CDS encoding calcium-binding protein: MNAFLTFLVNQVVGGLFENAPEIEDLGDILIGSNGDDNLQGGDKDDIFLSGNGNDVIRGGAGTDVVFAGRGDDTVIGQTGDDVAFLGAGHDRFIWNNGDGSDFINGGAGFDVTEVNGADGAGDEFDLRQVDGQAIFNRLNLGLFTLTNEEIEQFEINGQGGDDSLTVGELTGSAVEKVIFSGGDGDDVLDARESSTTIEALGGDGDDLLLGGSADDTFFAGAGDDIVVGQRGTDTAYLEDGDDRFIWNNGDGSDFINGGTGFDVTQVNGADGAGDEFDLRQVDGQAIFNRLNLGLFTLTNEEIEQFEINGQGGDDSLTVGELTGSAVEKVVFSGGDGDDVLDARESSTTIEALGGDGDDLLLGGSADDTFFAGAGDDIVVGQRGTDTAYLEDGDDRFIWNNGDGSDFINGGAGFDVTQVNGADGAGDEFDLRQVDGQAIFNRLNLGLFTLTNEEIEQFEINGQGGDDSLTVGELTGSAVEKVIFSGGAGNDVLDARESSTTIEALGGDGDDLLLGGSADDTFFAGAGDDIVVGQRGTDTAYLEDGDDRFIWNNGDGSDFINGGAGFDVTQVNGADGAGDEFDLRQVDGQAIFNRLNLGLFTLTNEEIEQFEINGQGGDDSLTVGDLTGSEVQQVVFSGGDGNDFLNASGTLTPITADGGDGDDILIGGAGDDILIGGDGADLLIGGAGNDILIGGNGADFFGFDTGAAFNAGDIGTNQIQNFEAIDSIVLDVTVFAALTSSVGGALSASEFAVVNSEEEAALSDALIVYGANTGNLYYNPNGAEEGFGNGAQFATIEGAPTLDANDFVIQA; this comes from the coding sequence ATGAACGCTTTTCTAACTTTTCTTGTCAACCAGGTCGTGGGTGGGTTGTTTGAGAATGCCCCTGAAATCGAAGATCTCGGTGATATTTTGATTGGGAGTAATGGTGATGACAATCTTCAAGGAGGAGATAAAGACGACATCTTTTTAAGTGGTAATGGTAACGACGTTATTCGGGGGGGTGCTGGTACTGATGTCGTTTTTGCCGGTCGTGGCGATGATACTGTTATTGGCCAAACTGGCGATGACGTTGCCTTTTTAGGGGCAGGCCATGACCGCTTCATCTGGAACAATGGTGACGGCAGTGACTTCATCAATGGGGGCGCAGGCTTTGATGTTACCGAGGTAAATGGGGCCGACGGGGCTGGCGATGAGTTTGACCTGCGTCAAGTAGATGGCCAAGCAATTTTCAATCGACTCAACCTCGGGCTCTTTACCCTCACCAACGAAGAGATTGAACAGTTTGAGATTAATGGTCAAGGCGGCGATGACTCACTCACGGTTGGCGAGCTCACCGGCAGTGCGGTTGAAAAAGTTATCTTCTCCGGTGGCGACGGCGATGATGTCTTAGACGCCCGTGAAAGCTCCACCACCATTGAAGCGCTGGGCGGTGATGGTGATGATTTGCTGCTGGGCGGTTCAGCCGATGATACGTTTTTTGCGGGTGCTGGCGATGACATTGTCGTCGGGCAGCGGGGAACTGATACCGCTTACCTTGAGGATGGCGATGACCGCTTCATCTGGAACAATGGCGACGGCAGCGACTTCATCAACGGAGGCACCGGCTTTGATGTTACCCAGGTAAACGGGGCCGATGGGGCTGGTGATGAGTTTGATCTGCGTCAAGTAGATGGCCAGGCGATTTTCAATCGACTCAACCTCGGGCTCTTTACCCTCACCAACGAAGAGATTGAACAGTTTGAGATTAATGGACAGGGCGGCGATGACTCACTCACGGTTGGCGAGCTCACCGGCAGTGCAGTTGAAAAAGTTGTCTTCTCCGGTGGCGACGGCGATGATGTCTTAGACGCCCGTGAAAGCTCCACCACCATTGAAGCGCTGGGCGGTGATGGTGATGATTTGCTGCTAGGCGGTTCAGCCGATGATACGTTTTTTGCGGGCGCTGGGGATGACATTGTCGTCGGGCAGCGGGGAACTGATACCGCTTACCTCGAGGATGGCGATGATCGCTTCATCTGGAACAATGGCGATGGCAGCGACTTCATCAACGGGGGCGCAGGCTTTGATGTTACCCAGGTAAATGGGGCCGACGGGGCTGGCGATGAATTTGATCTGCGTCAAGTAGATGGCCAAGCAATTTTCAATCGACTCAACCTCGGCCTCTTTACCCTCACCAACGAAGAGATTGAACAGTTTGAGATTAATGGACAGGGCGGCGATGACTCACTCACGGTTGGCGAGCTCACCGGCAGTGCGGTTGAAAAAGTTATCTTCTCCGGTGGGGCAGGTAATGATGTCTTAGACGCCCGTGAAAGCTCCACCACCATTGAAGCGCTGGGCGGTGATGGTGATGATTTGCTGCTGGGCGGTTCAGCCGATGATACGTTTTTTGCGGGCGCTGGGGATGACATTGTCGTCGGGCAGCGGGGAACTGATACCGCTTACCTCGAGGATGGCGATGATCGCTTCATCTGGAACAATGGCGATGGCAGCGACTTCATCAACGGGGGCGCAGGCTTTGATGTTACCCAGGTAAATGGGGCCGACGGGGCTGGCGATGAGTTTGACCTGCGCCAAGTCGACGGTCAAGCGATCTTCAATCGACTCAACCTCGGCCTCTTTACCCTCACCAACGAAGAGATTGAACAGTTTGAGATTAACGGACAGGGCGGCGATGACTCGCTGACGGTTGGGGATCTCACCGGCAGTGAGGTGCAACAAGTTGTCTTCTCTGGTGGCGACGGGAATGATTTTCTGAATGCTAGCGGTACGCTTACGCCGATTACGGCTGATGGTGGTGACGGTGATGACATTCTCATCGGTGGAGCCGGTGATGACATTCTCATTGGTGGCGATGGTGCCGACTTGCTGATTGGTGGTGCTGGTAATGACATTCTTATCGGTGGCAATGGTGCCGATTTCTTTGGCTTTGATACGGGTGCGGCCTTCAATGCAGGGGATATTGGGACGAATCAAATCCAAAACTTTGAGGCCATTGATAGCATCGTGCTGGATGTCACTGTCTTTGCCGCGTTAACCAGCTCAGTTGGTGGAGCGCTATCTGCCAGCGAGTTTGCAGTTGTCAACAGCGAAGAAGAAGCTGCTCTGAGTGATGCCTTAATTGTCTACGGTGCGAATACCGGGAACCTATATTACAACCCGAACGGCGCTGAAGAGGGCTTTGGCAACGGTGCTCAATTTGCCACTATTGAAGGCGCACCCACACTAGACGCTAACGACTTTGTCATTCAGGCATAG
- a CDS encoding nucleotidyltransferase family protein produces the protein MNSPQIDLKTDAIRQFCAKWQITELSLFGSVLRNDFRPDSDIDVLVCFTPNAPWTILDLVNMEHELADLTGRNIDLIEKRVIENSPNPIRKAEILNTAQIVYSQDKAYDPA, from the coding sequence ATGAACAGTCCTCAGATTGACTTAAAAACTGACGCCATTCGGCAGTTCTGCGCAAAGTGGCAAATCACCGAACTCTCGCTGTTTGGCTCCGTCCTCCGCAATGACTTTCGTCCCGACAGCGACATTGATGTGTTGGTTTGCTTTACCCCTAATGCCCCCTGGACAATCCTAGACTTGGTCAATATGGAACATGAACTTGCCGACCTCACTGGGCGCAATATCGACCTGATCGAAAAGCGCGTGATCGAAAACAGCCCCAACCCCATCCGTAAAGCCGAAATCCTCAATACAGCTCAGATCGTGTACTCCCAGGACAAGGCTTATGACCCCGCGTGA
- a CDS encoding DUF86 domain-containing protein has translation MTPRDRASLLDIVQAANLAQSFVQGMDWPTFATDAKTQSAVLYQIAILGEAVKRLSPELRQQSPDISWSAMAGMRDKLIHDYEGVDAERVWLTLQSSLPELLQAITSLLND, from the coding sequence ATGACCCCGCGTGATCGGGCTTCACTACTGGATATCGTTCAAGCAGCGAATCTAGCCCAAAGTTTTGTGCAAGGCATGGACTGGCCCACCTTTGCCACCGATGCCAAAACCCAGTCCGCTGTCCTCTATCAAATCGCGATTCTGGGCGAAGCCGTCAAACGCTTGTCTCCTGAACTGCGACAGCAATCCCCTGATATCTCTTGGAGTGCGATGGCTGGGATGCGAGACAAACTCATCCATGATTATGAAGGTGTTGATGCCGAGCGGGTGTGGTTGACGCTGCAATCCAGTCTGCCAGAACTACTGCAAGCGATCACTTCCCTACTCAACGATTGA
- a CDS encoding class I SAM-dependent methyltransferase — MQNWLLQTILERWLGSDKLAWYQQLDWEQATAAFQQSEVDYPDYHRSQDFHGIQGGYLNSIAAITYDPITRLASPPHEGWLRHQLLPYIHGHPQQILDLGCGTGSTTLLLKQHFPEATVVGLDLSPYMLVMANYKAQQTGLDIHWHHGLAENTPWEASTFDLVTVSFLFHEMPPAVSQSVLQECFRLLQPRGQLLILDGSQRLLRHLGWLIDLFREPYSRVYATGCLSDWLTAAGFEAVHSRHVGFIHQIATGDRPAPSPTPPL, encoded by the coding sequence CTGCAAAACTGGCTACTGCAGACTATCCTGGAACGTTGGCTCGGGTCAGACAAACTTGCCTGGTATCAACAGCTGGATTGGGAACAGGCCACCGCAGCCTTTCAGCAATCAGAAGTAGACTACCCAGACTACCACCGCAGTCAAGATTTTCACGGCATCCAAGGAGGGTATCTCAACTCAATTGCTGCCATTACCTACGACCCGATCACCAGGTTGGCCTCCCCTCCCCATGAGGGTTGGTTGCGTCATCAACTGTTGCCCTACATTCACGGACATCCCCAGCAGATCTTGGACTTAGGCTGCGGCACCGGATCTACTACCCTGCTGTTGAAACAGCATTTTCCCGAAGCCACCGTCGTTGGTCTAGATCTTTCCCCCTACATGCTGGTGATGGCCAACTACAAAGCTCAGCAAACCGGGTTAGATATTCATTGGCACCACGGTTTGGCTGAAAATACCCCCTGGGAAGCCTCAACGTTTGACCTGGTGACGGTTTCTTTTCTCTTTCATGAAATGCCCCCGGCGGTGAGTCAATCTGTTTTGCAAGAATGCTTCCGACTCCTCCAACCGAGGGGACAACTCTTAATTCTCGATGGCAGTCAACGGTTATTGCGGCATCTGGGCTGGCTTATTGATTTGTTTCGGGAGCCGTATTCTAGGGTGTATGCGACGGGCTGCTTGTCAGATTGGTTAACAGCAGCAGGATTTGAGGCGGTACACTCCCGCCATGTGGGATTCATTCACCAAATTGCAACGGGCGATCGCCCTGCCCCATCACCCACTCCCCCCCTTTAA
- a CDS encoding nuclear transport factor 2 family protein, translated as MTTLHPNISLLERLSPLIPNDLVSAKGLLADNFVWHYFNPTLPELEGDYIGIEGLQTFFQKLGTLTENTFTVKDKQVFPIGDELVVVHAEPNMTFEGQAIAVDAAVVWRVVGNQIVEAWDIPAVNTVRPQTPA; from the coding sequence ATGACGACTCTACATCCGAACATATCCCTTCTTGAACGCCTCTCACCCCTCATTCCAAACGACTTGGTCAGCGCTAAAGGCTTACTGGCTGATAACTTTGTTTGGCATTACTTCAATCCCACCTTGCCAGAACTCGAGGGTGACTATATCGGTATCGAAGGTCTTCAGACTTTCTTTCAGAAATTGGGAACGCTGACCGAAAATACATTCACAGTCAAGGATAAACAAGTCTTTCCTATCGGCGACGAGCTGGTTGTAGTGCATGCTGAACCGAATATGACCTTTGAAGGGCAGGCGATCGCGGTAGATGCTGCCGTTGTCTGGAGAGTGGTTGGCAACCAAATCGTAGAAGCGTGGGATATCCCTGCTGTTAACACAGTACGCCCCCAAACTCCAGCCTGA